In Endozoicomonas sp. GU-1, one DNA window encodes the following:
- a CDS encoding amino acid ABC transporter permease, with the protein MNEILRLWRDASFRPLLMQGIVVLLVVMLGVWVINNTMNNLEHRGISTGFDFLSQEAGFGIIQSLVAYDESHSYGRTFVVGILNTLLVSGLGIFFATLLGFLVGVARLSSNWLLARMASVFIETFRNIPLLLQIFFWYFAVLAALPHPRQSYALGDTIFLNLRGLFLPKPIIEQGLLPVLVSCLVAIGLALLLRARNRQRRVATGKGISGAPWYMAALLMGVPALVWHFSGASLVLDTPALKGFNFRGGIAIIPELGALLLALTIYTAAFIAEVVRAGIESVQKGQKEAAASLGLKPGKVLTLVVIPQAMKVIIPPLTNQYLNLAKNSSLATAIGYPDLVSVFAGTTLNQTGQAVEVIAMTMAVYLTISLSVSLLMNIYNRRVALIER; encoded by the coding sequence TTGAATGAGATATTGAGGCTATGGCGTGATGCCTCCTTCAGACCGCTGTTGATGCAGGGGATTGTGGTGCTGTTGGTGGTGATGCTCGGTGTCTGGGTGATCAATAACACCATGAACAACCTGGAGCATCGGGGCATCAGCACCGGATTCGATTTTCTTTCCCAGGAAGCGGGCTTTGGCATTATTCAATCGCTGGTGGCCTATGACGAATCCCACAGCTACGGCCGCACCTTTGTTGTAGGCATACTCAATACCCTGCTGGTGTCCGGATTAGGCATCTTCTTCGCCACCCTGCTGGGTTTTCTGGTGGGTGTTGCCAGACTGTCGTCTAACTGGCTGCTGGCCAGAATGGCATCGGTGTTTATTGAAACCTTTCGCAATATTCCATTACTGCTGCAAATCTTTTTCTGGTATTTCGCCGTTCTGGCGGCGTTACCCCATCCCCGGCAAAGTTATGCCCTCGGGGATACCATTTTTTTAAATCTGCGTGGTCTTTTTCTGCCCAAACCCATTATTGAGCAGGGGCTGCTGCCGGTTCTGGTCAGTTGCCTGGTGGCCATTGGTCTGGCGTTATTGTTAAGGGCCAGAAACCGGCAGAGAAGAGTGGCAACCGGTAAGGGCATTTCCGGTGCGCCCTGGTATATGGCTGCACTATTAATGGGCGTTCCTGCGCTTGTCTGGCACTTTTCTGGTGCATCGTTGGTTCTGGATACGCCAGCGCTGAAAGGTTTTAACTTCCGTGGTGGTATTGCCATCATTCCTGAGCTGGGCGCATTGTTACTGGCCCTGACCATTTATACCGCTGCCTTTATTGCCGAGGTAGTGAGAGCCGGTATTGAGTCTGTCCAGAAAGGGCAGAAAGAAGCTGCCGCATCACTGGGGCTAAAGCCAGGGAAAGTGTTGACCCTGGTGGTGATTCCCCAGGCGATGAAGGTGATTATTCCACCATTGACCAATCAATATCTGAATCTGGCCAAAAACTCTTCACTGGCGACAGCGATTGGTTATCCGGACCTGGTCAGTGTCTTTGCCGGCACTACTCTGAACCAGACCGGGCAGGCGGTGGAAGTGATTGCCATGACCATGGCCGTTTATCTCACCATCAGTTTGAGTGTATCTCTGCTGATGAATATCTATAACAGACGTGTGGCGCTTATCGAGCGGTAA
- the cysN gene encoding sulfate adenylyltransferase subunit CysN, which translates to MSHQSELIATDIEEYLNRHEQKEMLRFLTCGSVDDGKSTLIGRLLHDTSMIYEDQLAAVENDSKRVGTQGEKLDLALLVDGLQAEREQGITIDVAYRYFSTEKRKYIIADTPGHEQYTRNMATGASTCDLAIILIDARQGVLTQTRRHTYIASLLGIKHIVVAINKMDLVDFSKARFEEIRNQYLDFAEPLQLGDIQFVPMSALEGDNVVHRSERMSWYRDSTLMDVLENVEIARDRNLDDFRFPVQYVNRPNLDFRGFSGTLASGKIKPGDQIKVLPSGQVSTIARIVTWDGDLPEAHAGQAVTLTLTDEIDISRGDMLVRRDSSVQVSADLDVDLVWMAEQPMSPGRQYQIKFSAGKVPGSFAGVDHRVDVNSLAHHPAGQLALNEIGLCQLRLTRAVPVDSYQRNRQTGAFIVIDRLSNATVAAGMVRGVSERTQQDSLARVHRQQRLGQKGGVFKVAGQHAKIIERQLFDRGFYPLVIGSDDEQWSAKADALLKAEVAVLITSEDEVADNASVDSVVDTIVASLTLP; encoded by the coding sequence ATGTCACACCAATCTGAACTTATTGCCACCGATATCGAAGAGTACCTGAACCGTCATGAACAGAAAGAGATGCTGCGTTTTCTCACCTGTGGCAGTGTTGATGATGGTAAAAGCACCCTGATTGGCCGTCTTTTACACGACACCAGCATGATTTATGAAGATCAGCTGGCTGCTGTAGAAAACGACAGTAAACGAGTAGGTACCCAGGGGGAAAAACTGGATCTGGCGCTGCTGGTTGATGGTCTGCAGGCAGAACGTGAGCAGGGCATTACCATTGATGTGGCCTACCGCTATTTTTCCACCGAAAAACGTAAGTACATTATTGCCGATACGCCCGGGCATGAGCAGTACACCCGAAATATGGCCACCGGTGCTTCCACCTGTGATCTGGCGATTATTTTGATTGATGCCCGTCAGGGTGTGCTGACCCAGACCCGGCGGCATACCTACATAGCCAGCTTGCTGGGCATAAAGCATATTGTCGTAGCCATCAATAAGATGGATCTGGTGGATTTCAGCAAGGCTCGGTTTGAAGAGATTCGTAACCAGTACCTTGATTTTGCAGAACCATTGCAATTGGGTGATATCCAGTTTGTGCCTATGTCGGCGCTGGAAGGCGACAATGTGGTACACCGCAGCGAACGGATGTCCTGGTATCGTGACAGTACGCTGATGGACGTGTTGGAAAATGTCGAGATCGCCCGGGACCGTAACCTGGATGACTTCCGCTTCCCGGTTCAATATGTCAATCGCCCTAACCTGGATTTTCGTGGTTTTTCAGGAACGCTGGCTTCAGGCAAGATCAAGCCCGGCGATCAGATCAAGGTACTACCCTCGGGGCAGGTGAGCACCATTGCCCGCATTGTGACCTGGGATGGTGATCTGCCAGAAGCCCATGCGGGTCAGGCGGTTACCCTGACCCTGACCGATGAAATTGATATCAGCCGTGGTGATATGCTGGTGCGCCGGGACAGCAGTGTTCAGGTGTCTGCTGACCTGGATGTGGATCTGGTGTGGATGGCGGAACAGCCCATGAGCCCGGGCAGGCAGTATCAGATCAAGTTTTCTGCCGGCAAGGTTCCGGGCAGTTTTGCCGGGGTTGATCACCGGGTTGATGTGAACTCCCTTGCCCATCACCCGGCAGGGCAGTTGGCTCTGAATGAAATTGGCCTGTGCCAGCTCAGGCTGACCAGGGCGGTGCCTGTGGACAGCTACCAGCGTAACCGCCAGACCGGTGCCTTTATTGTTATTGACCGGCTCAGTAACGCCACGGTGGCTGCCGGAATGGTACGGGGAGTGAGTGAGCGTACTCAGCAGGATTCGCTCGCCAGAGTGCATCGGCAACAGCGTCTGGGTCAGAAAGGCGGTGTGTTTAAAGTTGCCGGGCAGCACGCCAAAATTATTGAACGACAGCTGTTTGATCGTGGGTTTTATCCATTGGTGATTGGCAGTGATGATGAACAGTGGTCTGCCAAGGCGGATGCGTTACTCAAGGCTGAAGTGGCCGTCTTGATTACCTCGGAAGATGAGGTGGCGGATAATGCTTCTGTAGACTCGGTGGTGGATACCATTGTGGCCTCTCTGACTCTTCCATAA
- the nadS gene encoding NadS family protein, which yields MSDHEFNFDELVESVREAIDINKGIKKPSRSFKYEEIDVFAIRKATHLSQEKFAALIGVSIKTVQSWEQKVRKPLGPARSLLIMFRNNPDQAMALLHQSR from the coding sequence ATGAGCGACCATGAATTTAACTTTGATGAATTGGTGGAGAGCGTCAGGGAAGCGATTGACATTAATAAAGGCATTAAGAAACCTTCACGGTCGTTCAAATATGAAGAGATTGATGTCTTTGCTATCAGGAAAGCAACACACCTTTCGCAGGAGAAGTTTGCGGCGCTTATTGGGGTGAGCATCAAGACAGTGCAGAGTTGGGAACAAAAGGTGAGAAAACCGCTCGGGCCAGCCAGATCGCTACTGATTATGTTTCGCAACAACCCTGACCAGGCAATGGCTCTACTTCATCAATCAAGATAG
- a CDS encoding glycine C-acetyltransferase, translating into MKADFYQGLRRQLDELKQEGLYKSERVISSQQQAEIKVLANGESGDEVLNFCANNYLGLANAPELIEAGKQGLDQYGFGMASVRFICGTQTVHKDLEAHISRFLGMEDTILYPSCFDANGGLFETILGPDDAIISDALNHASIIDGVRLSKAKRFRYANNDMADLEAQLQAAEAAGAKTKLIATDGVFSMDGVIANLKGICDLADQYGALVMVDDCHATGFIGEKGVGTPEFCDVMGRVDILTGTLGKALGGASGGYTSGKKEVIDWLRNRSRPYLFSNTLSPSIAAASVKVFEMLAEGAELRRKVRDNADYFRAEMTKLGFTLAGADHPIVPVMLGDASLAGQFADRMLEEGIYVVGFSFPVVPKGQARIRTQMSAAHSREHLDKAIAAFARVGRELGVIH; encoded by the coding sequence ATGAAGGCTGATTTTTATCAAGGGCTGCGCCGGCAGCTGGATGAGCTCAAACAGGAAGGGCTTTATAAAAGTGAACGGGTGATCAGCTCCCAGCAACAGGCTGAAATCAAAGTGCTCGCCAATGGTGAGAGCGGTGATGAAGTGCTTAACTTCTGTGCCAATAACTACCTGGGCCTGGCCAATGCACCGGAGCTGATTGAAGCGGGTAAACAGGGGCTTGATCAATATGGCTTTGGCATGGCTTCCGTACGCTTTATCTGCGGTACCCAAACTGTCCATAAAGATCTGGAAGCTCATATCTCCCGGTTCCTGGGCATGGAAGATACCATCCTCTATCCTTCCTGTTTTGATGCCAATGGTGGTCTGTTTGAAACCATCCTGGGGCCGGATGACGCCATTATCAGTGATGCGCTCAACCATGCCAGTATTATTGATGGTGTGCGCCTGTCCAAAGCCAAACGTTTCCGCTACGCCAATAACGATATGGCCGATCTGGAAGCGCAACTGCAGGCGGCAGAAGCTGCCGGTGCCAAAACCAAACTGATTGCTACCGATGGCGTATTCTCCATGGATGGGGTTATCGCCAACCTGAAAGGCATCTGCGATCTGGCCGATCAATACGGTGCGCTGGTGATGGTGGATGACTGTCATGCCACCGGTTTTATTGGTGAGAAAGGGGTTGGTACTCCGGAGTTCTGTGATGTTATGGGACGTGTGGATATTCTCACCGGTACCCTGGGTAAAGCACTGGGTGGTGCTTCCGGTGGTTACACCTCCGGTAAAAAGGAAGTGATTGACTGGTTGCGTAACCGTTCCCGTCCATACCTCTTCTCCAACACGCTGTCACCCAGCATTGCTGCCGCTTCGGTCAAAGTGTTTGAGATGCTGGCTGAAGGCGCAGAACTGCGCCGGAAAGTACGTGATAATGCCGACTATTTCCGCGCTGAAATGACCAAGCTGGGCTTTACCCTGGCCGGTGCCGATCATCCGATTGTACCGGTGATGCTGGGCGATGCGTCACTGGCTGGCCAGTTTGCCGACCGTATGCTGGAAGAGGGGATTTACGTGGTTGGTTTCTCCTTCCCGGTGGTGCCAAAAGGGCAGGCGAGAATTCGTACCCAGATGTCCGCTGCCCACAGCAGAGAGCACCTGGACAAAGCCATTGCTGCTTTCGCCAGGGTTGGTCGAGAGTTGGGCGTTATCCACTGA
- a CDS encoding amino acid ABC transporter ATP-binding protein: MAYQSTASDWNNNYSDNEIRDANGMSDYLDEPRLQKPLPKSGQPEVTIQREAAVEQASLIEISGLNKWYGQFHVLRDINLNVKKGEKIVICGPSGSGKSTLIRCINCLEEHQEGSIVVDGTRLTNDLKNIETIRREVGMVFQQFNLFPHLTILENCTLAPIWVRKQSKKAAEKVAMEYLERVRIPDQANKYPGQLSGGQQQRVAIARSLCMNPEVMLFDEPTSALDPEMIKEVLEVMVELAQEGMTMLCVTHEMGFARTVADRVIFMDEGQIIEQAPPEAFFSNPRSERTRRFLGQVLNH; this comes from the coding sequence TTGGCATATCAAAGTACAGCCAGCGACTGGAACAACAATTACAGCGATAATGAAATCAGGGATGCCAATGGTATGAGTGATTATCTTGATGAGCCTCGTCTGCAAAAGCCATTACCGAAAAGTGGCCAGCCAGAGGTGACGATTCAGCGTGAAGCCGCTGTTGAGCAGGCCAGCCTGATTGAGATCAGTGGCCTGAATAAATGGTATGGTCAATTTCATGTGCTGCGTGATATTAACCTGAACGTTAAGAAGGGAGAGAAGATCGTTATCTGTGGGCCTTCCGGCTCCGGTAAGTCCACATTGATCCGTTGCATTAATTGCCTTGAGGAGCATCAGGAAGGCAGCATTGTGGTGGATGGCACCCGACTGACCAATGACCTGAAAAATATAGAAACCATCCGTCGTGAAGTGGGGATGGTATTCCAGCAGTTTAATCTGTTTCCACATCTGACCATTCTGGAGAACTGTACACTGGCACCTATCTGGGTCCGTAAGCAGTCAAAAAAGGCTGCGGAAAAGGTGGCCATGGAATACCTGGAGCGGGTGAGGATTCCGGATCAGGCCAATAAATATCCCGGACAACTGTCTGGTGGCCAGCAGCAGCGGGTGGCGATTGCCCGAAGCCTGTGTATGAATCCGGAAGTCATGTTGTTTGATGAGCCCACATCTGCCCTTGATCCGGAGATGATTAAAGAAGTGCTGGAGGTTATGGTCGAGCTGGCGCAGGAAGGGATGACCATGCTCTGTGTTACCCATGAAATGGGCTTTGCCCGGACGGTGGCTGACCGGGTGATCTTTATGGATGAAGGTCAGATTATTGAACAGGCTCCGCCGGAAGCGTTTTTCAGCAACCCACGTTCAGAGCGAACCCGCAGGTTTCTTGGGCAGGTGTTGAATCACTAG
- a CDS encoding amino acid ABC transporter substrate-binding protein, with amino-acid sequence MLKSLKTVAALGALAAAGLAPVASASATLESVKEKGYVACGVSTGLPGFSNPDDKGQWSGLDVDVCRAVAAATLKDADKVKFVPLTAKERFTALQSGEIDVLSRNTTWTLTRDASLGLNFTGVSYYDGQGFMVKKDLGVKSAKELDGASICIQSGTTSELNLADYFRANNMEYQPVVFDTSDGTAKGFDAGRCDVLTSDQSQLYALRVRLSKPDSAVVLPEVISKEPLGPVVRQGDDQWFNIVKWSLAAMINGEELGLNSGNINAQKASSDPNVRRLLGIDGPKGKGLALDDDWSLRIIEQVGNYEEIFERNVGAESPLQIDRGLNALWNEGGILYAPPFR; translated from the coding sequence ATGCTGAAAAGTCTGAAAACAGTCGCTGCGCTGGGTGCATTGGCGGCAGCGGGTTTGGCACCGGTTGCCAGCGCTTCGGCAACGCTGGAGTCGGTAAAGGAAAAAGGTTATGTGGCCTGTGGTGTCAGCACCGGCCTTCCGGGCTTCAGTAACCCGGATGATAAAGGGCAGTGGAGTGGGCTGGATGTTGATGTCTGTCGTGCCGTTGCTGCAGCGACTTTAAAAGATGCTGACAAGGTCAAGTTTGTCCCGCTTACCGCTAAAGAGCGTTTTACCGCTCTGCAATCAGGAGAGATTGATGTGCTCTCCAGAAATACCACCTGGACCCTGACCCGTGATGCCTCCCTGGGCCTGAACTTCACCGGCGTCTCTTACTACGACGGCCAGGGCTTTATGGTGAAGAAAGACCTGGGTGTGAAAAGTGCCAAAGAGTTGGATGGTGCTTCTATCTGTATCCAGTCCGGTACCACCAGTGAGCTGAATCTTGCCGATTATTTCCGGGCTAATAATATGGAGTATCAGCCCGTGGTCTTTGATACCTCTGACGGTACGGCAAAAGGCTTTGATGCAGGGCGTTGTGATGTCCTGACGTCTGACCAATCTCAGCTTTATGCCTTGAGAGTTCGTCTGTCCAAACCTGATTCCGCAGTGGTTCTGCCCGAAGTGATTTCAAAAGAGCCGCTCGGCCCCGTAGTACGTCAGGGTGACGACCAGTGGTTCAACATTGTCAAGTGGAGCCTGGCCGCCATGATTAATGGTGAAGAGCTGGGCCTGAACTCGGGCAATATCAACGCGCAAAAAGCCTCTTCTGATCCCAATGTACGTCGTTTGCTGGGTATTGACGGCCCTAAAGGTAAAGGCCTTGCCCTGGATGATGACTGGTCTCTGCGGATTATCGAGCAGGTGGGTAACTATGAGGAGATCTTTGAGCGTAACGTGGGTGCGGAATCACCGCTTCAGATCGATCGTGGCCTGAACGCCCTCTGGAACGAAGGTGGTATCCTCTACGCTCCTCCCTTCCGTTAA
- the tdh gene encoding L-threonine 3-dehydrogenase yields MKTLAKSKAEPGIWMEDRPMPEVGYNDVLIKIRKTAICGTDMHIYHWDEWSQNTIPVGMHVGHEFVGEIVDMGDGVRGFEVGQRVSGEGHITCGHCRNCRAGRRHLCNFTVGVGVNRDGAFAEYLVIPAVNAFPIPDDISDDLAAIFDPFGNAVHTALSFDLVGEDVLITGAGPIGIMAAAICRHVGARNVVITDVNEYRLDLARKMGATRAVNVANTGLPEVMAELGMVEGFDVGLEMSGNGRAFKQMLENMNYGGKIALLGIPASDTVIDWNQVIFKGLVIKGIYGREMFETWYKMTSMLQSGLDISPIITHRFPVDDFDQGFAIMGSGQSGKVILDWC; encoded by the coding sequence GTGAAGACATTAGCCAAAAGCAAAGCAGAACCCGGAATCTGGATGGAAGACCGCCCCATGCCAGAAGTGGGTTACAACGATGTACTGATCAAAATCCGCAAAACCGCCATTTGTGGTACTGACATGCATATCTATCACTGGGATGAGTGGTCGCAGAACACCATTCCGGTGGGTATGCACGTTGGCCATGAATTTGTCGGCGAAATTGTTGACATGGGTGACGGTGTGCGTGGCTTTGAGGTCGGTCAGCGGGTTTCCGGTGAAGGCCATATTACCTGTGGCCACTGTCGTAATTGCCGTGCTGGCCGCCGTCATCTCTGCAACTTTACTGTGGGTGTTGGCGTCAATCGTGACGGTGCGTTTGCCGAATACCTGGTGATTCCGGCGGTCAATGCCTTCCCGATTCCTGATGATATCAGTGATGACCTGGCCGCAATTTTTGACCCGTTTGGTAATGCGGTGCACACCGCACTCTCTTTTGACCTGGTGGGAGAAGATGTACTGATCACCGGTGCCGGCCCCATCGGCATTATGGCGGCAGCCATTTGTCGGCATGTTGGTGCCCGCAATGTGGTGATTACCGATGTCAACGAATACCGTCTGGATCTGGCTCGTAAAATGGGTGCGACCCGCGCCGTGAATGTTGCCAATACCGGTCTGCCGGAAGTGATGGCTGAGCTGGGCATGGTTGAAGGCTTTGATGTGGGCCTTGAAATGTCGGGCAATGGTCGTGCATTTAAGCAGATGCTGGAAAATATGAACTACGGTGGCAAGATTGCACTGTTGGGCATTCCAGCCAGTGACACGGTGATTGACTGGAACCAGGTGATCTTCAAAGGTCTGGTGATCAAAGGTATTTATGGTCGCGAGATGTTTGAGACCTGGTACAAGATGACCAGCATGTTGCAGTCTGGTCTGGATATTTCTCCAATCATTACGCACCGCTTCCCGGTTGATGATTTTGACCAAGGTTTTGCAATCATGGGGTCCGGACAATCTGGAAAAGTGATTCTGGACTGGTGTTGA
- the folE gene encoding GTP cyclohydrolase I FolE, with amino-acid sequence MSQRISEHYKAIIESVGEDIHREGLRDTPLRAAKAMQYLTRGYSQTLEEIVNGAVFESDISEMVVIKDIELYSMCEHHLLPFIGKCHIGYVPNGKVLGLSKFARIVDMFARRLQIQENMTKQIADAIMEVTDAKGVAVVIEAQHMCMMMRGVEKQNSSMTSSVMRGLMKDNQPTREEFLRFIR; translated from the coding sequence ATGTCTCAAAGAATCAGCGAACACTACAAGGCCATTATTGAGTCCGTCGGTGAAGATATTCATCGGGAAGGCCTTAGAGATACGCCGCTTCGCGCTGCCAAAGCAATGCAATACCTGACCAGAGGCTACAGCCAGACACTGGAAGAGATCGTTAATGGTGCGGTGTTTGAATCCGACATCAGCGAAATGGTCGTGATCAAAGACATTGAACTGTACTCAATGTGTGAGCATCACCTGCTGCCCTTTATTGGCAAGTGTCATATTGGCTATGTACCCAATGGTAAGGTGCTCGGCCTATCCAAATTTGCCCGTATTGTGGATATGTTCGCCCGCCGCCTGCAGATTCAGGAAAACATGACCAAACAGATTGCCGATGCCATTATGGAAGTCACCGACGCCAAAGGAGTTGCCGTGGTCATTGAAGCGCAACATATGTGCATGATGATGCGCGGTGTAGAAAAACAAAACTCATCCATGACCTCTTCGGTCATGCGTGGCCTGATGAAAGATAATCAGCCAACCCGGGAAGAGTTTCTGCGTTTTATTCGGTGA
- a CDS encoding amino acid ABC transporter permease, producing the protein MSHDSNMIPAREPPATAVGVLAWVKINLFANPLSALTTLLIAYGLYLLVPPLVQWAFIEATWFGTDSTACSSDGACWAFITARLDQFIYGFYPEEQQWRADLFFAQLALLIAWLSFKVTPGKKWVLGYSLVLMPVVSWFLLYGDLLGLEKVETHQWGGVMLTLLLALCGMIASLPFGVLLALGRRSNMPVIRSLCTGYIELWRGVPLITVLFMASVMLPLFVPEEVVFDKLLRALIGIILFQAAYMAEVVRGGLQAIPKGQFEAFNSLGLSYWQGMIMIILPQAMRLVIPGVVNTFIALFKDTSLVLVIGLFDLLAIIQAGLNDPAWLGNSIEGYLFAGLVFWVFCFGISKYSQRLEQQLQR; encoded by the coding sequence ATCAGTCACGATAGCAACATGATCCCTGCCCGTGAGCCACCGGCAACAGCCGTCGGTGTACTGGCATGGGTAAAAATTAATCTGTTTGCCAACCCGCTGAGTGCGCTGACCACGCTGCTGATTGCTTACGGTCTGTATTTATTGGTACCACCGCTGGTGCAGTGGGCATTTATCGAGGCTACCTGGTTTGGCACCGACAGCACTGCCTGCAGCAGTGACGGGGCCTGCTGGGCTTTTATCACCGCAAGGCTTGATCAGTTTATTTACGGGTTCTATCCAGAAGAACAGCAGTGGCGGGCAGATCTCTTTTTTGCTCAACTGGCCCTGTTGATTGCCTGGCTGTCGTTTAAAGTGACACCCGGTAAAAAGTGGGTGTTGGGCTACAGCCTGGTACTGATGCCGGTGGTTTCCTGGTTTTTGCTTTATGGCGACCTGTTGGGGCTTGAGAAAGTGGAGACCCATCAGTGGGGCGGGGTGATGCTGACACTGTTGCTGGCACTGTGCGGGATGATCGCCTCTTTACCATTCGGTGTGCTGCTGGCCCTTGGCCGTCGTTCCAATATGCCGGTCATACGGTCTTTATGCACCGGGTATATTGAACTCTGGCGGGGTGTTCCCCTGATCACTGTGCTCTTTATGGCCTCGGTCATGCTGCCACTGTTTGTGCCGGAAGAGGTGGTGTTCGATAAACTGCTGCGGGCGCTGATTGGCATTATTCTGTTTCAGGCGGCCTATATGGCGGAAGTGGTGCGAGGTGGGTTGCAGGCTATCCCCAAAGGACAGTTTGAAGCGTTTAACAGCCTTGGCCTGAGTTACTGGCAGGGGATGATTATGATTATCCTGCCCCAGGCCATGAGACTGGTGATTCCCGGGGTGGTAAATACCTTTATTGCCCTGTTTAAAGACACCAGTCTGGTACTGGTTATCGGCTTGTTTGATCTGCTGGCCATTATTCAGGCCGGGCTGAATGACCCCGCCTGGCTGGGTAACTCCATAGAGGGCTATCTGTTTGCCGGGCTGGTTTTCTGGGTCTTCTGTTTTGGCATATCAAAGTACAGCCAGCGACTGGAACAACAATTACAGCGATAA
- the ltrA gene encoding group II intron reverse transcriptase/maturase: MFVSTKQRRIAKLARDNQAMAFTSLNQYMDYNWLLQAYQLTRKDGATGVDNQTAEMYERQLESNLLNLLDRLKSGQYRAPALRRVYIPKGKGQKRSLGIPTFEDKVAQRAVAMLLEPIYEQDFYNCSFGFRKGKSAHHALQSLRSHIMRDGGQWVLDVDIQKYFDTIDHNQLRQFLARRVIDGVVRKLIDKWLKVGILESGQLCYPTMGTPQGGVISPLLANIYLHYVLDDWFIQTVQPRIQGRCSLTRYADDFVMVFQNPDDCRRIERVLPERFSVYGLTLHPEKTQRIDFRVQHRRENKRCGLPISFDFLGFTHYWGKTRKGGFAIFRKTAKGLVAKALKSFNEYCRKHKHDSLKEQYDKLNRKLRGHFAYFGITGNYKALKAVHRRVQRIWHKWLGRRSRTSYIPWEQFSQFLKRFPLTPPRILHQYYHGHQLVNQ; encoded by the coding sequence ATGTTTGTGTCAACGAAACAGAGACGGATAGCCAAACTGGCCAGAGACAACCAAGCCATGGCTTTCACCTCGCTAAATCAATACATGGACTACAACTGGCTTTTACAGGCCTATCAACTGACCCGCAAGGATGGTGCGACAGGCGTAGATAATCAAACGGCCGAGATGTATGAGCGACAGCTGGAGAGTAATCTCCTTAATCTGCTGGATCGACTGAAATCCGGTCAATATCGGGCCCCTGCGTTACGACGCGTTTATATTCCAAAAGGGAAAGGTCAGAAACGATCTTTGGGCATACCGACCTTCGAGGACAAGGTTGCCCAGAGAGCGGTGGCGATGTTATTGGAGCCTATTTACGAGCAAGATTTCTATAACTGCTCGTTTGGGTTCCGCAAAGGCAAGTCAGCGCATCATGCCTTACAAAGTCTACGTAGCCACATAATGCGAGATGGAGGTCAGTGGGTACTGGATGTGGACATCCAAAAGTATTTCGATACGATTGACCACAACCAATTAAGGCAGTTTCTTGCCAGAAGAGTAATTGATGGTGTGGTACGAAAACTGATCGATAAATGGCTGAAGGTCGGTATACTTGAGTCAGGGCAGCTCTGCTACCCGACAATGGGAACCCCTCAGGGTGGTGTTATTTCACCACTGCTAGCCAATATCTACCTGCACTATGTACTGGATGACTGGTTTATTCAAACTGTACAGCCAAGAATTCAGGGAAGGTGTAGTCTGACCCGCTATGCCGATGATTTTGTCATGGTGTTTCAAAACCCTGACGATTGTCGTCGAATAGAGAGGGTACTGCCTGAGCGTTTTAGCGTATATGGCTTGACACTGCACCCGGAAAAGACGCAAAGAATTGACTTTCGGGTTCAGCACCGGAGAGAAAATAAGCGTTGTGGACTTCCGATCAGCTTTGACTTCCTTGGGTTCACACATTACTGGGGTAAAACCCGGAAAGGTGGGTTTGCAATATTCCGGAAAACAGCCAAAGGGCTAGTAGCCAAAGCGCTGAAGTCATTCAATGAATATTGTCGTAAGCATAAACATGACTCATTGAAAGAACAGTACGACAAATTGAACCGGAAATTACGGGGACACTTTGCGTACTTCGGCATAACGGGAAACTACAAAGCCCTGAAAGCAGTACACCGTCGTGTACAAAGAATCTGGCATAAGTGGCTGGGCCGCCGATCACGGACAAGTTATATTCCGTGGGAACAATTCTCCCAGTTCCTGAAACGCTTCCCCCTGACACCGCCAAGAATCCTGCATCAGTACTACCATGGGCATCAATTAGTGAACCAGTAA
- a CDS encoding type II toxin-antitoxin system RelE/ParE family toxin — protein sequence MEFVEASIFTKIITQLMSDDDYRAMQEAMIAQPDIGSVIRGTGGLRKFRWKLGDSGKRGGVRTIYYWQVHEETFYMLYAYTKNRQKDLTSVEKKVLSELAREFCNERP from the coding sequence ATGGAATTTGTAGAAGCCAGCATATTTACCAAAATCATCACCCAGCTCATGTCTGATGATGATTATCGAGCCATGCAGGAAGCCATGATCGCACAGCCTGATATAGGCAGTGTTATCAGGGGTACTGGGGGGCTACGGAAGTTCCGCTGGAAGTTGGGTGACTCGGGCAAGCGAGGAGGTGTGCGAACCATCTATTACTGGCAGGTACATGAAGAGACCTTCTACATGCTGTATGCCTATACCAAAAACCGGCAAAAAGACTTAACAAGTGTTGAGAAAAAAGTACTTTCAGAACTGGCGAGGGAGTTTTGCAATGAGCGACCATGA